A region of Methanocorpusculum labreanum Z DNA encodes the following proteins:
- a CDS encoding ADP-ribosylglycohydrolase family protein — protein sequence MNDLQARIRGGLFGCAVGDALGSSFEGSGRDERREIRMSGGGQFNLKTGDVTDDTLMMLALAETYCETGYFDMTVFLHKVILTLREDDTTFGRTTKTMTSLLEQGCIPKAAVSALHAACGSSTNGSVMRTIPVGLTMTKDVENVARKVSAYTHYDTTAGNCCAVISKAAAGLTEGKSKEDVLKEIPEYYLRGELIPSIDPIETTRCALACFRDGCSYTDVIRRACVLGGDTDTIACIAGGLAGILWGVPENLTDTLLLKKRIENVALRLTERVEEQRRL from the coding sequence ATGAATGATCTGCAGGCAAGGATTAGGGGAGGGTTATTCGGCTGTGCGGTCGGCGATGCACTCGGTTCATCGTTCGAGGGATCGGGCAGGGATGAGAGAAGAGAGATCCGCATGTCAGGCGGCGGGCAGTTCAATCTGAAAACAGGAGATGTCACCGACGACACGCTGATGATGCTGGCGTTAGCCGAAACGTACTGCGAAACAGGATATTTCGACATGACAGTTTTTCTCCATAAGGTCATCCTTACGCTCCGTGAAGATGACACTACGTTCGGCAGAACAACCAAAACGATGACCTCGCTTCTCGAACAGGGCTGTATTCCAAAAGCAGCCGTATCCGCGCTCCATGCCGCATGCGGGAGCAGCACGAACGGAAGTGTCATGCGGACGATTCCCGTCGGTCTGACGATGACAAAGGATGTTGAAAATGTGGCCAGAAAGGTATCGGCATATACCCATTATGATACAACGGCAGGAAACTGCTGTGCGGTAATATCCAAAGCCGCAGCAGGACTGACCGAAGGAAAATCGAAAGAAGATGTCCTGAAAGAGATCCCCGAATACTACCTCAGGGGAGAACTCATCCCGTCGATCGACCCGATAGAAACGACAAGATGCGCCCTCGCCTGTTTTCGCGACGGATGCAGCTATACGGACGTGATCCGCCGTGCCTGCGTTTTAGGAGGGGACACGGATACGATCGCCTGCATTGCCGGAGGGCTCGCCGGAATCTTGTGGGGAGTCCCGGAAAACCTGACTGATACCTTACTCCTGAAAAAAAGGATCGAGAACGTCGCCTTGAGGCTGACTGAACGAGTCGAAGAGCAGCGCAGGCTTTGA
- a CDS encoding UPF0179 family protein, with product MDKEETIVTIVGSVLAHEGAEFVYAGKAAECESCKVAKVCHNAKLREGKRYRVVSVRKTKHDCAVHEGGAKAVEVAETIITAVIPTSQATRRTRITYTPVCDDVFCKGYAFCHPDGLTEKGRYVVLEVLGPYSECPKGTKNLKLVEMRPVPT from the coding sequence ATGGATAAGGAAGAAACAATCGTAACAATCGTCGGCTCGGTTTTAGCTCATGAGGGTGCCGAGTTCGTGTATGCCGGAAAAGCAGCCGAATGCGAATCATGCAAAGTGGCAAAGGTCTGTCATAACGCAAAGCTTCGCGAAGGAAAAAGATACCGTGTCGTATCGGTCAGAAAAACAAAGCACGACTGCGCCGTACATGAAGGCGGGGCAAAGGCCGTGGAAGTGGCAGAAACGATCATCACGGCCGTCATCCCGACAAGTCAGGCGACCCGCAGAACCCGGATAACCTATACTCCCGTCTGCGATGATGTATTTTGCAAAGGATATGCATTCTGTCACCCGGACGGGCTGACTGAAAAGGGCAGATATGTGGTTCTGGAAGTTCTCGGTCCCTACTCCGAGTGTCCGAAAGGTACAAAGAACCTGAAACTCGTTGAGATGCGCCCGGTCCCAACGTAA
- a CDS encoding NAD(P)-dependent glycerol-1-phosphate dehydrogenase, with product MEAKNNRILKDKTFDKSRWIQMPRDVIAGHDALLQLPNVITDLGVTGPLLLLSGKTTLQTVGLEVLRLLEDRQVTSAVVGEITYEEIARVEDLAQNIGAVLIIAVGGGRVIDTAKVVSYNLDIQFISVPTAASHDGIASSRASIMTADGNVSVAAHPPLAIVADTGIIAGAPHRLMAAGYADMVANYTAVMDWDLSKSKTGEQVSEYAMTLSMITAELMVENAEKIKAFDENAAWIVVKALFASGVAMSIAGSSRPASGGEHKFAHMLERLVPGKVLHGEACGVGTIISMIMHEGDWKKIRNSLRLIGAPTTPKDLGISDEIVIEAILRAKEIRPERYTIFDEDITREQAECLVARLYEE from the coding sequence ATGGAAGCTAAGAATAATAGGATACTCAAGGATAAAACCTTTGACAAATCCCGGTGGATTCAGATGCCGAGGGATGTGATCGCCGGTCACGATGCTTTGCTTCAGCTTCCTAACGTCATCACCGATCTGGGTGTCACCGGTCCATTACTTCTTCTTTCGGGAAAAACGACCCTGCAGACCGTGGGTCTCGAGGTTCTCCGGCTTTTGGAAGACCGACAGGTCACAAGCGCAGTAGTCGGGGAGATCACCTATGAGGAGATCGCGAGGGTCGAGGATCTGGCGCAAAACATCGGTGCGGTTTTGATCATCGCTGTGGGTGGAGGCCGGGTTATCGATACGGCCAAGGTCGTCTCCTACAATCTCGATATCCAGTTCATCAGTGTTCCAACCGCCGCATCCCATGACGGTATCGCCTCTTCGCGGGCCTCGATCATGACGGCAGACGGGAATGTGAGCGTGGCGGCCCATCCGCCGCTCGCCATCGTCGCCGACACGGGAATTATAGCGGGGGCCCCGCACCGGCTGATGGCTGCCGGGTATGCGGATATGGTGGCAAACTATACCGCCGTCATGGATTGGGATCTTTCAAAATCAAAGACCGGCGAACAGGTCAGCGAATATGCGATGACGCTCTCCATGATAACCGCCGAACTGATGGTGGAGAATGCGGAAAAGATCAAGGCCTTCGATGAAAATGCGGCCTGGATCGTTGTAAAGGCGTTGTTTGCCTCCGGCGTTGCGATGAGTATCGCCGGAAGTTCCCGCCCGGCATCGGGAGGTGAACACAAGTTTGCCCATATGCTCGAACGTCTGGTTCCCGGAAAAGTCCTTCACGGGGAAGCCTGCGGGGTTGGGACCATCATCAGTATGATCATGCACGAAGGAGACTGGAAAAAGATCCGGAACTCTCTTCGGTTGATCGGCGCCCCGACAACGCCGAAGGATCTCGGCATTTCCGACGAGATCGTCATTGAGGCAATTCTTCGGGCAAAAGAGATCCGCCCTGAGCGCTACACCATCTTTGATGAGGATATTACCAGAGAGCAGGCCGAGTGTCTGGTCGCCCGCTTATATGAGGAGTAA
- a CDS encoding DUF63 family protein yields the protein MFNELYAWIVELEGSTYTVIQTILYALLVLLGLYILYRCLKKANIAIDTPLILTGLTYIILGGLLRVVEDTGMVPEPWWILFVTPQVYFLTMFFAMAMLFISYQLQKKKKVVSYTTPFMLGGIISSLIVAGFLVWFGFTQATNVDVGAGILVLLIAAAAAVALWAVLRYLFRWEYVNQPLYLVLIGGHMLDASATSYALAFKGYIEQHVLGSTLIDLTGTPYVMFALKIVVLIPAIWILEKFRKEEGMEAIWHLVLLAMIVVGLAPGLRDVLRMVLGI from the coding sequence ATGTTTAATGAATTATATGCGTGGATAGTCGAACTGGAGGGCTCAACCTATACGGTCATCCAGACGATTTTGTATGCTTTATTAGTCCTCTTGGGACTGTATATACTTTACCGATGTCTGAAAAAGGCAAATATTGCAATCGATACGCCTTTGATCCTCACCGGTCTTACATATATCATTCTCGGAGGACTGCTTCGCGTGGTGGAAGATACGGGCATGGTCCCCGAACCCTGGTGGATCCTGTTTGTGACCCCGCAGGTCTATTTCCTCACCATGTTCTTTGCCATGGCGATGCTGTTTATCTCCTACCAGCTGCAGAAAAAGAAGAAGGTCGTATCATACACGACGCCCTTCATGCTCGGCGGAATTATCTCGTCCCTTATCGTAGCAGGATTTTTGGTCTGGTTCGGGTTTACCCAGGCGACCAATGTTGATGTGGGTGCGGGAATCCTGGTCCTTCTGATAGCGGCGGCAGCTGCGGTGGCTCTTTGGGCGGTTCTTCGATATCTGTTCCGCTGGGAGTATGTGAATCAGCCTTTGTATCTCGTTTTGATTGGCGGACATATGCTGGATGCCTCGGCGACAAGTTACGCCCTCGCATTTAAAGGATACATCGAACAGCATGTCCTTGGAAGCACGCTGATCGACCTTACAGGAACACCGTATGTGATGTTTGCGCTGAAAATCGTTGTGCTGATCCCCGCCATCTGGATTCTGGAAAAGTTCCGGAAAGAGGAAGGAATGGAAGCGATTTGGCATCTGGTTCTGCTTGCAATGATCGTCGTGGGTCTTGCTCCCGGTCTTCGGGATGTCCTGCGCATGGTTCTTGGAATCTAG
- a CDS encoding sugar phosphate nucleotidyltransferase, whose translation MKACIMCGGEGTRLRPLTFERPKPCIPIANKPSIVHLVTHLANLGFTDIVLTIGYLGNDIQDALGDGSLYGANITYVSEEIKLGTAGSVKNAQKYLEDAPFLVVGGDHMTDLNLLEFYRDHMNSPAITSIGLISIEDPREFGIAEIDASLRIQRFREKPAPGEIFSNLASTGIYVCDPKIFEFIPENTKFDFAKDLFPLLMEKGYQLNGWLARGNWTDVGNPAMLRAAEKWILQEKTVTSVSGTLNIKDAHITGPVTLGDGVTLGSGSRIVGPVIVGNGVMIGENVIIGPYTSIGDNCVIKNNAKIFSSSIYNGVVVGSNTTISGSIIDVNTNMGDNCSIEHNTVVGPRSILQNNVTIHSGTRLWPEVIVKEGAVVKVHLLNPKFDSRFEGS comes from the coding sequence ATGAAAGCATGCATTATGTGCGGGGGAGAAGGAACCCGTCTTCGCCCGCTAACATTTGAGCGGCCGAAACCCTGTATCCCGATAGCCAACAAACCTTCGATCGTACATCTGGTTACGCACCTTGCCAACCTCGGTTTTACCGATATCGTTTTGACCATTGGATATCTGGGTAACGATATTCAGGATGCACTTGGAGATGGATCACTCTACGGCGCAAATATCACCTACGTCTCCGAAGAGATAAAACTCGGAACTGCCGGCAGTGTGAAAAACGCCCAGAAGTATCTTGAAGATGCCCCCTTCCTCGTGGTCGGCGGCGACCACATGACCGATCTCAACCTCCTGGAGTTTTACCGGGACCATATGAATTCCCCGGCGATCACCTCGATCGGTCTGATCAGTATCGAGGATCCCCGCGAGTTCGGCATCGCCGAGATCGATGCATCCCTCAGAATCCAGAGATTCAGAGAGAAACCGGCGCCCGGAGAGATCTTCTCCAACCTCGCAAGCACGGGAATCTATGTCTGCGACCCGAAGATCTTCGAGTTCATTCCGGAAAACACCAAGTTCGACTTCGCAAAAGACCTCTTCCCGCTCTTAATGGAAAAAGGATATCAGCTCAACGGCTGGCTGGCACGCGGGAACTGGACGGATGTCGGCAACCCGGCGATGCTGCGTGCCGCCGAGAAGTGGATCCTGCAGGAAAAGACCGTGACGAGTGTATCGGGAACCCTCAATATTAAGGATGCGCATATCACGGGACCCGTGACACTTGGAGACGGCGTAACGCTTGGGTCAGGATCGAGGATCGTCGGGCCGGTAATCGTTGGAAACGGTGTTATGATCGGAGAAAACGTCATCATCGGTCCGTACACCAGTATCGGAGACAACTGCGTTATCAAAAATAATGCAAAAATATTCTCATCCTCAATCTACAACGGGGTCGTCGTCGGATCCAACACCACGATCTCGGGCAGCATCATCGACGTCAATACCAATATGGGAGATAACTGTTCCATTGAACACAATACCGTGGTCGGCCCGCGCTCGATCCTGCAGAACAATGTTACCATCCACTCCGGGACCAGACTCTGGCCGGAGGTCATCGTCAAGGAAGGAGCGGTCGTAAAGGTCCATCTCCTGAACCCCAAGTTCGACTCGCGCTTCGAAGGATCTTAA
- a CDS encoding tetratricopeptide repeat protein: MGLFDRFKKQENAASKEASKEADSAMWFSQAESYIRLERYTDALHCLDKAIACDKENPLAWHEKGRLLAMVNEEKASIPCYDRAIELRPDSAVYCHNKGDALATFHRYDEADACFLKALSLAPDDVVFLTSHARMLSIAKKFSEADKVMAHVCDLEPRGPEHWFNRATMLYDCGKLEDAVTCYKAAFTIAPGHSVSYFNCGNALSSLGKHEESLFYYDKALKYERSMTGAMNNKGMALSILGRHEEAYDCFRRVLIALPNDADAWYNKGYEQMLLGKYADSIESFDKALSFANGNNRELINKCREAKEKASRSM, from the coding sequence ATGGGATTGTTCGACAGGTTTAAAAAACAGGAGAATGCCGCTTCAAAAGAAGCCTCAAAAGAAGCAGACTCTGCGATGTGGTTCTCTCAGGCCGAGTCATATATCAGACTCGAACGATATACCGATGCTCTTCACTGTCTTGATAAAGCGATCGCCTGCGATAAGGAGAACCCGCTCGCCTGGCACGAGAAGGGCCGCCTCCTTGCTATGGTCAATGAAGAGAAGGCTTCGATACCCTGTTACGACCGGGCGATCGAACTCCGCCCGGACTCGGCGGTGTATTGCCATAATAAAGGGGATGCCCTTGCGACGTTTCACCGGTATGACGAGGCGGATGCCTGCTTTCTAAAGGCGCTTTCTCTCGCTCCCGACGACGTGGTGTTTCTTACCAGCCATGCACGGATGCTGTCGATCGCGAAAAAATTCAGCGAGGCCGACAAAGTCATGGCACATGTCTGCGATCTGGAACCCCGCGGTCCGGAACACTGGTTCAACCGTGCCACGATGCTGTATGACTGCGGGAAGCTCGAGGATGCGGTCACCTGCTATAAGGCAGCCTTTACGATCGCTCCGGGTCATTCGGTCAGTTACTTCAACTGCGGCAATGCTCTGTCTTCCTTGGGAAAACATGAGGAGTCGCTCTTTTACTACGACAAGGCTCTGAAATACGAACGCTCGATGACCGGGGCTATGAACAACAAAGGAATGGCGCTCAGCATCCTTGGAAGACATGAGGAAGCGTATGACTGTTTCCGCCGGGTTTTGATCGCTCTTCCAAACGACGCGGATGCCTGGTACAACAAAGGATACGAACAGATGCTTCTTGGAAAATATGCGGATTCGATCGAGTCTTTCGACAAGGCGCTCTCGTTTGCGAATGGAAATAACCGTGAGCTGATCAATAAATGCCGGGAAGCCAAAGAAAAGGCATCTCGGTCAATGTAA
- a CDS encoding HEAT repeat domain-containing protein — MKKSAFDDLVAAVRSDDSARQESAANKICSLNDPVSLSHILSVLKEDDPLTQRVMLWALRNYSADLDYAQYLSYLSSEDLGVREAALMLFIDGGQSAVDTLVTGVSSPHMAIQYASVQALGQFRAPAAIPALISAASSSEQDIREIAVMSLGVYHDQMIVPTLISALSDLPEIRLAALSGLRGRQLTRDELSAVLNVLTDECEDIRAAAVYVLDALTPGSLTADSSPYVRRALASVTAEVPVLTELCCDSDHSVRSAAAESVRKQKLNLEDTLLPLLSDSVPGVRRAAASALGNSTRPDVVPALIACLSDPKPGIRAAAAASLGNIGGEPVILALKEAANTNNPILAGIIKNALTTAEGKK; from the coding sequence ATGAAAAAATCTGCCTTCGATGACTTAGTCGCTGCTGTCAGGAGTGATGACAGCGCAAGGCAGGAGTCTGCGGCGAACAAGATCTGTTCATTGAACGATCCTGTTTCACTCTCTCATATTTTGTCCGTCCTCAAAGAGGATGATCCTCTGACCCAGCGCGTTATGCTCTGGGCGCTGCGGAATTATTCGGCAGATCTTGATTACGCGCAGTATCTTTCGTATCTTTCCTCCGAGGATCTCGGGGTCCGCGAAGCCGCGCTTATGCTCTTTATCGACGGAGGCCAGTCGGCAGTCGACACGCTGGTTACCGGCGTTTCTTCTCCGCATATGGCGATTCAGTATGCGTCTGTCCAGGCCCTTGGCCAATTTCGGGCTCCGGCAGCGATCCCTGCGCTGATCTCTGCTGCCTCGTCATCCGAACAGGATATCCGGGAGATCGCCGTGATGTCTCTTGGGGTTTATCACGATCAGATGATCGTTCCAACGCTCATCTCTGCGTTGTCGGATCTTCCTGAGATCAGGCTGGCGGCTCTCTCCGGTCTTCGCGGCCGGCAGCTGACCCGGGATGAGCTTTCGGCCGTTTTGAACGTTCTGACCGATGAATGCGAGGATATTCGCGCCGCCGCCGTGTATGTTCTGGATGCGCTGACTCCGGGCTCGCTCACCGCCGATTCTTCGCCGTATGTCAGGCGGGCCCTTGCTTCGGTGACCGCCGAGGTCCCTGTTCTTACCGAATTATGCTGTGACTCCGATCACTCGGTGAGATCGGCAGCGGCCGAATCGGTCCGAAAGCAGAAACTCAATCTGGAAGACACGCTTCTTCCGCTTCTTTCGGATTCGGTTCCGGGTGTTCGCCGGGCCGCTGCGTCTGCTCTCGGCAACTCAACAAGGCCTGATGTGGTCCCTGCTTTGATTGCCTGCCTTTCCGATCCAAAACCCGGGATCCGTGCCGCCGCTGCAGCTTCGCTTGGAAATATCGGCGGCGAGCCGGTGATTTTAGCACTGAAAGAGGCGGCAAATACCAATAATCCGATCCTTGCAGGGATCATTAAAAACGCTTTGACTACCGCGGAAGGAAAAAAATAA
- a CDS encoding peptidylprolyl isomerase produces the protein MVRVKASHILVKTEAQAKEIMQKISAGDDFAKLAKMYSQCPSGNAGGDLGYFGKGQMVKPFEDACFKAKAGDVVGPVKTQFGWHIIKVTDIKN, from the coding sequence ATGGTACGGGTAAAAGCATCCCACATTTTAGTAAAGACCGAAGCTCAAGCAAAAGAGATCATGCAGAAGATCTCTGCCGGCGATGATTTTGCCAAACTCGCCAAAATGTATTCGCAGTGTCCGTCAGGCAATGCCGGCGGCGACCTCGGCTATTTCGGCAAAGGCCAGATGGTGAAACCCTTCGAAGACGCCTGTTTCAAGGCAAAAGCCGGCGATGTTGTGGGCCCGGTCAAAACCCAGTTCGGCTGGCATATCATCAAAGTAACCGATATTAAGAACTGA
- a CDS encoding ribonuclease III domain-containing protein has product MNYSDLYAKIGYTFANVDLLLHALTRTAYARENELSMSETMDSLAVLGDAVLDLIVIRRLIEEGEFDKGEITRKKIDLVNMTVVRKLAEDIGLPEYMRWGKGELRMQIWTSGRVSAECFEALMGAAYLDGGVEASSAILDHVWMP; this is encoded by the coding sequence ATGAACTACTCTGACCTGTATGCAAAGATCGGCTACACGTTTGCGAATGTCGATCTTCTTCTCCATGCCCTCACCCGAACGGCCTATGCCCGGGAAAACGAACTTTCCATGAGCGAGACGATGGATTCGCTGGCCGTTCTCGGAGATGCCGTCCTCGATCTGATCGTGATCCGCCGGTTAATCGAGGAAGGCGAGTTTGATAAAGGCGAGATCACCCGGAAAAAAATCGATCTCGTGAACATGACCGTGGTTCGAAAACTCGCAGAGGATATCGGTCTTCCTGAGTATATGCGGTGGGGAAAAGGCGAACTCCGCATGCAGATCTGGACAAGCGGCCGAGTTTCAGCCGAATGCTTCGAGGCGTTGATGGGGGCAGCATATCTTGACGGGGGTGTCGAGGCCTCTTCTGCTATCCTCGATCACGTCTGGATGCCGTGA
- the mmp10 gene encoding methyl coenzyme M reductase-arginine methyltransferase Mmp10 (Mmp10 (methanogenesis marker protein 10) is a cobalamin-requiring radical SAM methyltransferase that creates the methylarginine modification to methyl coenzyme M reductase.) produces the protein MVHLTIDIGGKPGKDCRGFCSYCYFKHAKDVPPFGCRYCMPFKKGCDYCAKGVKEEYAGFYSLQDVADHFLADLQMVTGDITKITISGGGDPSCYPEFNSLIEILGSLNVPLHIGYTSGKGFDDVDIADFMIENNMKEISFTIFASDPALREKYMHDPTPQASLDVIERLAAKIDVYAALVILPDVNDGEVLWNTLGWLEKIGVKGVILMRFANRENQGLILDNAPVIENQRVHTVEEFRELVSEAAARFPNLRLSATPLYDPAFDSPFAIRNEPDLLAHLPRVTGKVSVVTGSIAAPYIAEILGACGALEGMVVSVDKEISCLITIDDLKKLDASKLEETVIIPGRAFVHDPEAESVLDKRVIRGPETLSADGETSMGMDLTGVLTMEMEGFTYLIQLINQYGRTE, from the coding sequence ATGGTACATCTTACGATCGATATAGGAGGAAAACCCGGTAAAGACTGCCGGGGTTTTTGCTCTTATTGCTACTTCAAGCATGCAAAAGATGTACCCCCGTTCGGCTGCAGATACTGCATGCCGTTCAAAAAAGGATGCGATTACTGCGCCAAAGGCGTCAAAGAAGAGTACGCCGGCTTTTACTCGCTGCAAGACGTCGCGGACCATTTCCTTGCCGATCTGCAGATGGTGACAGGCGACATCACAAAAATCACGATATCGGGCGGGGGCGACCCGAGCTGCTATCCGGAGTTCAACTCTCTAATAGAGATCCTCGGCTCCCTCAACGTCCCTCTTCATATCGGGTACACGAGCGGAAAAGGATTCGATGATGTCGATATCGCCGATTTTATGATCGAGAATAATATGAAGGAAATTTCCTTCACGATTTTTGCAAGCGACCCTGCCCTTCGGGAAAAATACATGCATGATCCGACCCCGCAGGCCTCGCTCGACGTGATCGAACGGCTTGCCGCAAAAATCGATGTGTACGCCGCTCTCGTGATTCTTCCCGACGTAAACGACGGGGAAGTTCTCTGGAACACCCTTGGGTGGCTCGAAAAGATCGGGGTCAAAGGCGTTATTCTGATGAGGTTTGCGAACCGGGAAAACCAGGGCCTCATTCTGGATAATGCGCCCGTCATCGAAAACCAGCGGGTCCATACGGTGGAAGAGTTCCGTGAACTGGTCAGCGAAGCAGCGGCCAGATTCCCGAACCTTCGTCTGTCGGCAACGCCGCTCTACGATCCGGCATTCGACTCGCCGTTTGCGATCCGAAACGAGCCTGATCTGCTTGCCCATCTTCCCCGGGTAACCGGGAAGGTGTCGGTCGTCACCGGCAGTATCGCAGCCCCCTACATCGCGGAGATCCTTGGTGCATGCGGGGCCCTGGAAGGCATGGTCGTATCCGTAGATAAGGAGATATCCTGTCTTATCACGATCGATGATCTGAAAAAACTGGATGCATCGAAACTCGAAGAGACCGTTATCATTCCGGGCCGGGCCTTTGTCCACGATCCCGAGGCCGAATCGGTCCTTGATAAAAGAGTGATCCGCGGTCCGGAGACTTTGTCCGCCGACGGCGAAACCAGTATGGGGATGGATCTGACCGGTGTATTAACGATGGAGATGGAGGGTTTTACCTACCTGATCCAGCTCATCAATCAATACGGGAGAACAGAATGA
- a CDS encoding SAM-dependent methyltransferase — MKYIKSTTYDPKIVTEKIMGPNPLKLTEELLQDHNIRPGATVMDLGSGQGLTSVFLAKDYGFRVFAADLWSNPSENMRFFEQMGLTSEQIIPIHADATDLPFAEEFFDAVVCIDAYNFFGRDKAYLGEHLLPFVKHGGYLYFAIPGMKRDCHDNLPPELLLSWTPELLDYIHDAAYWEDVIRATDGVEILSIHEMESNEEVWNDWLASDNPYAVGDRKTMEAGGGKYMNFIAVILRRT; from the coding sequence ATGAAATATATCAAAAGCACTACCTACGATCCAAAGATCGTTACTGAAAAGATCATGGGGCCTAACCCCCTCAAATTAACCGAAGAACTTCTACAGGACCACAACATCCGACCTGGAGCCACCGTCATGGATCTTGGCAGCGGTCAGGGGCTCACTTCCGTCTTCCTTGCAAAAGATTACGGATTTCGCGTATTCGCCGCCGATCTCTGGAGCAATCCATCGGAGAACATGCGGTTCTTCGAACAGATGGGCTTAACAAGCGAGCAGATCATCCCGATCCACGCGGACGCGACCGACCTTCCCTTCGCAGAAGAGTTCTTCGATGCCGTTGTCTGCATAGATGCATACAACTTCTTCGGCAGAGACAAAGCATACCTCGGCGAGCATCTCCTTCCGTTCGTCAAACACGGTGGATACCTCTACTTCGCTATTCCGGGAATGAAAAGAGACTGCCACGACAATCTGCCGCCCGAACTCCTGCTCTCATGGACTCCCGAACTGCTCGACTATATTCACGACGCCGCATACTGGGAAGACGTCATTCGTGCCACGGACGGCGTCGAGATCCTTTCGATCCATGAGATGGAAAGCAATGAAGAGGTCTGGAACGACTGGCTCGCCTCAGACAACCCGTATGCAGTTGGCGACCGGAAAACCATGGAAGCCGGCGGCGGGAAGTACATGAACTTCATCGCAGTCATTCTTCGAAGAACGTAA
- a CDS encoding nucleoside deaminase — MTESMDQYMRAAYEEALAGRNEGGIPIGAVLVRNGEIVGRGHNQRVQKGNPILHGEMDALSNSGRHPASFYKECTLYTTLAPCIMCSGAILLYKIPEVVVGEDVNYPGETAFLRSRGVKVTILNNEEIIRMMKTFIEENPTVWNEDISEEV, encoded by the coding sequence ATGACGGAATCGATGGATCAGTATATGAGGGCCGCGTATGAAGAGGCGCTTGCCGGGCGAAACGAAGGAGGGATCCCGATCGGCGCCGTTCTCGTTCGAAACGGAGAAATTGTAGGAAGGGGACATAACCAAAGGGTCCAGAAGGGGAACCCTATCCTGCACGGGGAGATGGATGCTCTCTCGAATTCGGGCCGGCATCCGGCATCTTTCTACAAAGAATGCACCCTGTACACGACCCTTGCGCCATGCATCATGTGTTCTGGTGCGATTCTGCTGTATAAGATCCCGGAAGTCGTTGTAGGGGAAGACGTCAATTATCCTGGCGAAACTGCATTCCTGCGTTCACGCGGGGTCAAGGTGACGATCCTAAATAATGAAGAGATCATTCGTATGATGAAAACGTTTATCGAGGAAAATCCAACCGTCTGGAACGAGGATATCTCGGAAGAGGTCTGA